From Planctomycetota bacterium, a single genomic window includes:
- a CDS encoding NAD(P)-dependent oxidoreductase, which translates to MDPQQAVPIVLNGPGLRVLIVGGGAVGARRATSLVEAGATVRVVTIQQRATLPAEASVELRPFEPNDVDGANLVVAATDDPAANASVGDAAKQRNVLCCRADVSELGEVLFARKVTAGPMVAGVVSGSPTMSGRAVEAVRQTLEPLAEFARAQSSIRSLVKASP; encoded by the coding sequence GTGGACCCGCAGCAGGCCGTGCCGATCGTGTTGAACGGGCCGGGCCTTCGCGTGCTGATCGTCGGCGGCGGGGCGGTCGGAGCACGACGAGCCACGTCGCTGGTCGAGGCCGGGGCGACGGTCCGCGTCGTGACGATCCAGCAGCGCGCCACACTTCCGGCAGAGGCGTCCGTCGAACTTCGTCCGTTTGAGCCGAATGACGTCGATGGCGCGAACCTCGTCGTGGCCGCGACGGACGATCCGGCCGCCAACGCGAGCGTGGGCGACGCCGCGAAACAACGGAACGTCTTGTGTTGTCGGGCAGACGTGTCGGAGTTGGGCGAGGTGCTGTTCGCTCGAAAAGTGACGGCCGGGCCGATGGTTGCGGGCGTGGTGTCCGGCTCGCCGACGATGAGCGGTCGCGCGGTCGAGGCCGTCCGCCAGACGCTGGAGCCGCTAGCAGAATTCGCACGGGCGCAGTCGTCGATCCGCAGCCTGGTCAAGGCATCGCCGG